The Tenrec ecaudatus isolate mTenEca1 chromosome 14, mTenEca1.hap1, whole genome shotgun sequence genome contains a region encoding:
- the LOC142426661 gene encoding olfactory receptor 11H12-like, whose protein sequence is MFLLNLQSADPMNVSKPDSSFAPLSEFVLLGFSFEWQIQSLMFSLFTTTYVMTLTGNGAILCAVWCDQRLHTPMYIFLGNFSFLEIWYVSSTVPKMLVNFLSETKTISFAGCFLQFYFFFSLGISESFLLAVMAFDRYLAICRPLHYPNIMTGYLCAKLVTVCWVCGFLWFLIPIVLMSQMPFCGPNIIDHVVCDPGPLFALACTSAPRIQLLCYTLTSLVIFGNFLIILGSYTLVLVAVFRVPSATGRNKAFSTCGSHLAVVSLFYGSLMVMYVSPGLGHSAGMQKVATLFYAMVTPLFNPLIYSLRNKDMKAALRKVVGLSSAR, encoded by the coding sequence ATGTTTCTCTTAAATTTGCAGAGTGCTGACCCAATGAATGTCTCTAAGCCAGACTCCAGTTTTGCTCCCTTGAGTGAATTTGTACTCCTAGGTTTCTCCTTTGAGTGGCAGATCCAGAGCCTCATGTTCTCACTCTTTACCACAACCTACGTTATGACCTTAACAGGAAACGGTGCTATTCTCTGTGCAGTGTGGTGTGACCAGAGACTTCACACGCCCATGTACATATTCCTGGGGAATTTCTCCTTCCTAGAGATCTGGTATGTCTCTTCGACAGTCCCCAAGATGCTGGTCAACTTTCTCTCAGAGACAAAAACAATTTCCTTTGCCGGTTGCTTCCTCcaattctatttctttttctctttgggcATATCTGAAAGCTTCCTTTTGGCTGTCATGGCTTTTGATCGGTACCTTGCTATCTGCCGCCCCTTACACTACCCTAATATCATGACTGGGTATCTCTGTGCTAAACTAGTCACTGTCTGCTGGGTTTGTGGGTTTCTGTGGTTCCTGATCCCCATTGTTCTCATGTCTCAGATGCCCTTCTGTGGCCCAAACATCATTGACCATGTTGTGTGTGATCCAGGACCACTGTTTGCATTGGCATGTACCTCTGCACCAAGGATCCAATTGCTTTGCTATACTCTCACCTCCTTAGTTATCTTTGGTAACTTCTTAATCATTCTTGGATCTTATACTCTTGTCTTGGTAGCTGTGTTTCGTGTACCTTCAGCTACTGGAAGAAATAAAGCCTTCTCAACATGTGGATCCCATTTGGCCGTGGTATCACTGTTCTATGGCTCCCTGATGGTCATGTATGTGAGCCCAGGACTCGGACATTCTGCTGGGATGCAGAAAGTTGCAACATTGTTCTATGCTATGGTGACCCCGCTCTTCAACCCTCTCATCTACAGCCTCCGGAATAAGGACATGAAAGCagccttgaggaaagttgtggggCTTTCTAGTGCAAGGTAG